One genomic region from Microcella humidisoli encodes:
- the serS gene encoding serine--tRNA ligase, whose amino-acid sequence MIDPQLLRDDPEIVRHSQRARRASVELVDEAIAADRERRDAITAFEALRAEQNAFGKRVAAAPKDEKAALVAQAQQLAADVKTAQAVAGEAEARFVQVAGSIPNVIIEGVPEGGEDDFVTLREVGTRPAFDFEPRDHLALGELLDAIDMPRGVKVSGSRFYFLKGVGARLELALMNYALDTALDAGFTPLITPTLVKPEVMSGTGFLGAHADEIYYLPDDELYLTGTSEVALAGFHADEIIDVSGGPQRYAGWSTCYRREAGSYGKDTRGIIRVHQFQKLEMFSYIDPADAEAEHARLLALQEGMLQSLGLAYRVIDTAAGDLGSSAARKFDVEAWVPTQGAYRELTSTSNCTTFQARRLETRFRGEGGKTSPVATLNGTLATTRWLVALLETHQRADGSVVVPAPLRPYLRGLEVLEPVS is encoded by the coding sequence GTGATCGACCCCCAGCTGCTGCGTGATGACCCCGAGATCGTTCGACATTCGCAGCGAGCCCGCCGGGCGAGCGTCGAGCTCGTCGACGAGGCCATCGCCGCCGATCGCGAGCGGCGCGACGCCATCACCGCGTTCGAGGCGCTGCGCGCCGAGCAGAACGCCTTCGGCAAGCGCGTGGCCGCGGCGCCGAAAGACGAGAAGGCCGCGCTCGTGGCGCAGGCCCAGCAGCTCGCCGCCGACGTCAAGACCGCCCAGGCGGTGGCCGGCGAGGCCGAGGCGCGGTTCGTGCAGGTCGCGGGGAGCATCCCGAACGTCATCATCGAGGGCGTGCCCGAAGGCGGCGAAGACGACTTCGTGACGCTGCGCGAGGTCGGAACGCGGCCCGCCTTCGACTTCGAGCCGCGCGACCACCTCGCGCTCGGCGAGCTGCTCGACGCGATCGACATGCCGCGCGGTGTGAAGGTGTCGGGCTCGCGCTTCTACTTTTTGAAGGGGGTGGGCGCGCGCCTCGAGCTCGCGCTCATGAACTACGCCCTCGACACCGCGCTCGATGCCGGGTTCACGCCGCTCATCACGCCGACGCTCGTGAAGCCCGAGGTCATGAGCGGCACCGGGTTTCTCGGCGCGCACGCCGACGAGATCTACTACCTGCCCGACGACGAGCTCTACCTCACGGGGACGAGCGAGGTCGCCCTCGCCGGCTTCCACGCCGACGAGATCATCGACGTCTCGGGCGGCCCGCAGCGCTACGCCGGCTGGTCGACCTGCTACCGCCGCGAGGCCGGCAGCTACGGCAAAGACACGCGCGGCATCATCCGCGTGCACCAGTTCCAGAAGCTCGAGATGTTCAGCTACATCGATCCGGCGGATGCCGAGGCCGAGCACGCGCGCCTGCTCGCCCTGCAGGAGGGCATGCTGCAGAGCCTCGGCCTCGCCTACCGCGTGATCGACACTGCGGCCGGCGATCTGGGCTCGAGTGCGGCGCGCAAGTTCGACGTCGAGGCCTGGGTGCCCACGCAGGGCGCGTATCGCGAGCTCACGAGCACGAGCAACTGCACGACCTTCCAGGCGCGCCGGCTCGAGACGCGCTTCCGCGGCGAGGGCGGCAAGACGAGCCCGGTCGCGACGCTCAACGGCACGCTCGCGACCACCCGCTGGCTCGTCGCGCTGCTCGAGACGCACCAGCGCGCCGACGGCTCGGTCGTCGTGCCCGCCCCGCTGCGCCCCTACCTGCGCGGCCTCGAGGTTCTGGAGCCCGTCTCGTGA
- a CDS encoding HAD family hydrolase has translation MTDRKLIALDIDGTVLHEDGTLPESALAQVHRLRDAGHEVMLATGRSVAMTLPVLDRLDITPTYVVASNGAILLKRDPDAPTGYRRHHVETFDPTAVLTSIRPHLTHANYAVEDETGVYRYTGWFPDGALGAISEEVPFEQLCAEPATRVVVISPGHAMEEFLAAVELMGLHQVSYNVGWTAWLDIAPDGVNKSTALERVRDALGIPGEHVVTVGDGRNDIEMLGWAVAHCGRGIAMGQAPAEVVAAASEVTARDTDDGLAQALATV, from the coding sequence GTGACCGATCGCAAGCTCATCGCCCTCGACATCGACGGCACCGTGCTGCACGAAGACGGCACGCTGCCCGAGTCGGCCCTCGCGCAGGTGCACCGTCTGCGCGACGCGGGCCATGAGGTCATGCTCGCGACGGGCCGCTCGGTGGCCATGACGCTGCCCGTGCTCGATCGGCTCGACATCACGCCGACCTACGTCGTCGCGTCGAACGGCGCCATCCTGCTCAAGCGCGACCCCGACGCGCCGACGGGCTACCGGCGCCACCACGTCGAGACGTTCGATCCGACGGCGGTGCTCACGAGCATCCGGCCGCATCTCACGCACGCGAACTACGCCGTCGAAGACGAGACGGGCGTGTACCGCTACACCGGCTGGTTCCCCGACGGGGCGCTCGGCGCGATCAGTGAAGAGGTGCCGTTCGAGCAGCTGTGCGCCGAGCCGGCGACGCGCGTCGTCGTCATCTCGCCCGGCCACGCGATGGAGGAGTTCCTCGCCGCCGTCGAGCTCATGGGCCTGCACCAGGTGAGCTACAACGTCGGCTGGACGGCCTGGCTCGACATCGCCCCCGACGGCGTCAACAAGTCGACGGCCCTCGAGCGCGTTCGGGATGCCCTGGGCATTCCGGGCGAGCACGTCGTGACCGTGGGCGACGGCCGCAACGACATCGAGATGCTGGGCTGGGCGGTCGCGCACTGCGGTCGCGGTATCGCGATGGGGCAGGCTCCCGCGGAGGTCGTCGCGGCGGCTTCGGAGGTCACGGCGCGCGACACCGACGACGGGCTCGCGCAGGCGCTTGCGACCGTCTGA
- a CDS encoding diacylglycerol/lipid kinase family protein: MSTPGAAADPARVAVIVNPTKVDMEALRAAVAAAEEEAGWAPSLWLETSVDDPGQGRAREAIAARVTAVLTAGGDGTVRAVAEGMLDSGIPIVLIPSGTGNLLARNLGLSLGKLSDSLTTAVTGVDQAIDVGIAELTRDDGSVERHAFVVMVGIGLDAKMIAATNPDLKKKVGWLAYVEATARIVRDVDAVRLRYSLDGSPERSTTIHTLLIGNCGSLPGGVLILPDAQIDDGLLDVVAMRPRNLWGWMRVSYAVVWENGVLQKTKVGRRILAADKSVRALRYFQGRRMTLAFERPEEFEIDGEEMGLVTRLEVRVAPASLVVRVPREG, from the coding sequence ATGAGCACCCCCGGCGCGGCGGCAGACCCCGCACGCGTGGCCGTCATCGTCAACCCCACCAAGGTCGACATGGAGGCCCTGCGCGCGGCCGTCGCCGCGGCCGAAGAGGAGGCCGGCTGGGCCCCGTCGCTGTGGCTCGAGACGAGCGTCGACGACCCCGGCCAGGGCCGCGCGCGCGAGGCCATTGCCGCCCGGGTGACCGCGGTGCTGACCGCCGGCGGCGACGGCACGGTGCGGGCCGTCGCCGAGGGCATGCTCGATTCGGGCATCCCGATCGTGCTGATCCCCTCCGGCACCGGCAACCTGCTAGCCCGCAACCTTGGGCTCTCGCTCGGCAAGCTCAGCGACTCGCTGACGACGGCCGTCACCGGGGTCGACCAGGCGATCGACGTGGGAATCGCCGAACTGACGCGCGACGACGGCAGCGTCGAGCGGCACGCCTTCGTCGTGATGGTCGGCATCGGCCTCGACGCGAAGATGATCGCCGCGACCAACCCCGACCTCAAGAAGAAGGTGGGCTGGCTCGCCTACGTCGAGGCGACCGCGCGCATCGTGCGCGACGTCGACGCGGTGCGGCTGCGCTACAGCCTCGACGGCTCACCCGAGCGCTCGACGACCATCCACACCCTGCTCATCGGCAACTGCGGGTCGCTGCCCGGCGGCGTGCTGATCCTTCCCGACGCGCAGATCGACGACGGCCTCCTCGACGTGGTCGCGATGCGCCCGCGCAATCTCTGGGGCTGGATGCGCGTCAGCTACGCGGTCGTGTGGGAGAACGGCGTGCTGCAGAAGACCAAGGTCGGCCGCCGCATCCTGGCCGCCGACAAGAGTGTGCGCGCACTGCGCTACTTCCAGGGCCGCCGCATGACCCTGGCCTTCGAGCGGCCGGAGGAGTTCGAGATCGACGGCGAGGAGATGGGCCTCGTGACCCGGCTCGAGGTGCGCGTCGCGCCCGCCTCGCTCGTCGTGCGCGTGCCGCGCGAGGGCTGA
- a CDS encoding LCP family protein — translation MSEPVRDRGIRSLPTAPVRHGRLSRSRAWKTLLAVVAASTAVVLVSTVSVAAITVAQINANIDVVELEVLEGEEERVIPTVGEWEGGFNVLIVGVDNAEGQADRDERDGATLNDVNILVHVAEDQKSAVAVSFPRDLVVPIPSCPDPDGDGASYAMSAQPLNVAYSYGGLNCVVLTIEALTGLDVPYAGTISFNGVAQMATAVGGVDVCIDAPIRDRYTGLNLTSAGTHTLSGGQALAFLRTRYGVGDGSDLGRISSQQVYMSSLVRKVQNEGVLTDFTKLYGLAQVATSSMKLTRSLASLDTMVSMAQALRNIPTENIVFVQFPGRTGGTGVYLGKVQPIQSAADALFARIRADERFRLEEGNTGIGSTTNPNAPSGEPTPEPTPTETVVPKNGKAEPEVEPTLEPVEPEKPADVLTGVQGQSAADYTCSVSN, via the coding sequence ATGAGCGAACCCGTGCGCGATCGCGGCATCCGATCGCTGCCCACGGCGCCCGTGCGTCACGGACGGCTGAGCCGTTCGCGCGCGTGGAAGACGCTGCTCGCGGTCGTGGCCGCGTCGACCGCCGTCGTGCTCGTCAGCACCGTCTCGGTCGCCGCCATCACGGTGGCCCAGATCAACGCCAACATCGACGTCGTCGAGCTCGAGGTTCTCGAGGGCGAAGAAGAGCGCGTCATCCCCACGGTCGGCGAGTGGGAGGGCGGCTTCAACGTGCTCATCGTCGGCGTCGACAACGCCGAGGGCCAGGCCGACCGCGATGAGCGCGATGGCGCCACGCTCAACGACGTCAACATCCTCGTGCACGTGGCCGAAGACCAGAAGTCGGCCGTCGCCGTGAGCTTCCCGCGCGACCTCGTCGTGCCGATCCCCTCGTGCCCCGACCCGGACGGCGACGGCGCCTCGTACGCGATGTCGGCCCAGCCGCTCAACGTCGCCTACTCCTATGGCGGCCTCAACTGCGTCGTGCTGACGATCGAAGCGCTCACGGGTCTCGACGTTCCGTACGCCGGCACGATCTCGTTCAACGGCGTGGCGCAGATGGCCACGGCGGTCGGCGGCGTCGACGTGTGCATCGATGCGCCGATCCGCGACCGCTACACGGGACTCAACCTGACGAGTGCGGGCACGCACACGCTCTCGGGAGGGCAGGCCCTCGCCTTCCTGCGCACGCGCTACGGCGTCGGCGACGGCAGCGACCTCGGGCGCATCAGCTCGCAGCAGGTCTACATGTCGTCGCTCGTGCGCAAGGTGCAGAACGAGGGCGTGCTGACCGACTTCACCAAGCTCTACGGCCTCGCCCAGGTGGCGACCTCGTCGATGAAGCTCACGCGCAGCCTCGCGAGCCTCGACACGATGGTGTCGATGGCGCAGGCCTTGCGCAACATCCCCACCGAGAACATCGTCTTCGTGCAGTTCCCGGGTCGAACCGGTGGCACGGGGGTCTACCTCGGCAAGGTGCAGCCGATCCAGTCGGCCGCCGACGCGCTCTTCGCCCGCATCCGGGCCGACGAGCGGTTCCGCCTCGAAGAGGGCAACACGGGCATCGGCTCGACCACCAACCCCAACGCCCCGAGCGGAGAGCCGACGCCGGAGCCGACGCCGACCGAGACGGTCGTGCCGAAGAACGGCAAGGCCGAGCCCGAGGTCGAGCCCACGCTCGAGCCGGTCGAGCCCGAGAAGCCCGCCGACGTTCTCACGGGCGTGCAGGGGCAGTCGGCCGCCGACTACACCTGCTCGGTCTCGAACTAG
- the pheA gene encoding prephenate dehydratase translates to MSQQPAPVPTYSYLGPAGTFTWQALGQVPEAAGAAWRSVSNVGEALDDVVTGRSVGAMIAVENSVEGGVSATQDALATIPGLRIVGEYLVAVNFVLVARPGVTLDDVRVVAAHPVAYAQCRGWLERTLPTHGHIPAASNVAAATSLLEPGSPAQAAVAPPGITDHHDLTVLGDLIGDNANAVTRFVLVSRSRELPARTGADKTSVIAELPDDAPGRLLEMLEQFATRGVNMSLIESRPIGDALGRYRFVIDLDGHVHDERVADALLGLRRFSPNVIFLGSYPRADARQIEVVSQYGDEVFTDARDWLRAILSGEPE, encoded by the coding sequence ATGAGCCAGCAGCCCGCCCCGGTGCCGACGTACAGCTACCTGGGCCCGGCCGGCACCTTCACCTGGCAGGCACTGGGCCAGGTGCCCGAGGCCGCCGGCGCCGCGTGGCGCAGCGTCAGCAACGTCGGCGAGGCCCTCGACGATGTCGTGACCGGCCGCAGCGTGGGCGCCATGATCGCGGTCGAGAACTCGGTCGAGGGCGGGGTGAGTGCGACCCAGGATGCGCTCGCGACGATCCCGGGCCTGCGCATCGTGGGCGAGTACCTCGTCGCCGTCAACTTCGTGCTCGTCGCCCGGCCCGGAGTGACCCTCGACGACGTGCGGGTCGTGGCCGCGCATCCCGTGGCCTACGCCCAGTGCCGGGGCTGGCTCGAGCGCACGCTGCCGACCCACGGGCACATCCCTGCCGCCTCGAACGTCGCCGCGGCGACCTCGCTGCTCGAGCCCGGCTCGCCCGCGCAGGCCGCCGTCGCGCCGCCCGGCATCACCGATCACCATGACCTGACCGTGCTCGGCGACCTCATCGGCGACAACGCCAACGCCGTCACGCGCTTCGTGCTCGTCAGCCGCAGCCGCGAGCTGCCCGCTCGCACGGGCGCCGACAAGACGAGCGTCATCGCCGAACTGCCCGACGACGCCCCCGGCCGCCTGCTCGAGATGCTCGAGCAGTTCGCGACGCGCGGCGTCAACATGAGCCTCATCGAGTCGCGCCCCATCGGCGACGCGCTCGGCCGCTACCGCTTCGTCATCGACCTCGACGGCCACGTGCACGACGAGCGCGTCGCCGACGCCCTGCTCGGCCTGCGCCGGTTCAGCCCCAACGTCATCTTCCTCGGCTCCTACCCCCGGGCGGATGCGCGGCAGATCGAAGTCGTCTCGCAGTACGGCGACGAGGTCTTCACCGACGCCCGCGACTGGCTGCGCGCGATCCTCAGCGGCGAGCCCGAGTAG